A part of Chanos chanos chromosome 9, fChaCha1.1, whole genome shotgun sequence genomic DNA contains:
- the tnfrsf1a gene encoding tumor necrosis factor receptor superfamily member 1A, producing the protein MENRRELGMQRGKARLYVVFLTILFAQSTGAIAVGSCKDNEYYRNDTGSGFCCDKCPPGYRLKEQCPGEGQRSVCEKCEAGYFLDKLNYFGNCFRCKRCKDLELEISPCEPHRDRVCGCKLEFYTKNNECKRCTRCGPGQKKIGGCTGANDTLCVCEDNHYPISSRYCRPVGNFSGCPYPSPSETTSVVQPSEPIPSTRPKNSQGHIGMVIALIGLGLGTVFALALAGYCTIKRFQKQIKSLFRPEKPRVPESSTEILISEPSSNERVCSVPVPALPPETETSRKLPDCVPRPIKTHQFIYSVLDVVPVGRFKELVRHLGVTEQDIDRAERDNRTFKEAQYQMLKVWADSSNGGGSNNLPRQLFQELMETLREMGLCACAEHIEKSYSTED; encoded by the exons ATGGAGAACAGGCGCGAGCTAGGAATGCAAAGGGGAAAAGCACGGCTCTACGTGGTGTTTCTAACG ATTCTTTTCGCCCAATCAACTGGCGCGATAGCGGTGGGCTCGTGTAAAGACAACGAGTACTATAGGAATGATACGGGCTCTGGCTTCTGCTGTGACAAGTGCCCTCCAG GTTACAGGTTGAAGGAGCAATGTCCTGGCGAGGGACAGCGGTCCgtgtgtgagaaatgtgaaGCGGGGTATTTTCTAGACAAGCTGAACTACTTCGGGAATTGTTTCCGATGTAAAAGATGCAAAG ATTTAGAGTTGGAAATTTCACCCTGTGAaccccacagagacagagtgtgtggcTGTAAGTTAGAATTTTACACGAAGAACAATGAGTGCAAACGCTGCACCAGATGTGGACCTGGCCAGAAAAAGATTGGAggat gTACTGGAGCAAAtgacacattgtgtgtgtgtgaggacaacCACTACCCCATCAGCAGCAGATACTGCAGACCTGTAGGAAA TTTCAGTGGCTGTCCATACCCTTCACCATCTGAGACAACCTCAGTTGTCCAACCCAGTGAACCCATTCCGAGCACACGGCCAAAAAATTCTCAAG GTCACATTGGAATGGTAATCGCATTGATAGGGCTCGGACTTGGTACAGTCTTCGCCTTGGCTCTCGCCGGCTATTGCACAATCAAACGCTTTCAGAAGCAGATTAAATCCCTCTTCCGCCCAGAGAAGCCCCGCGTCCCTGAATCTAGCACCGAG ATCCTCATCAGTGAACCCAGTTCGAATGAAAGAGTTTGCAGCGTTCCTGTCCCTGCCCTGCCGCCTGAGACGGAAACTTCAAGGAAACTCCCAGACTGTGTGCCGAGACCGATcaaaa CTCACCAATTTATATACTCAGTTCTGGATGTGGTTCCGGTGGGGCGGTTTAAGGAGCTTGTCCGACACCTCGGTGTCACCGAGCAGGACATTGACCGGGCAGAGCGGGACAACAGAACTTTCAAGGAGGCCCAGTACCAGATGCTTAAAGTTTGGGCCGACAGCTCGAATGGAGGAGGGTCCAACAACCTGCCTCGCCAGCTTTTCCAGGAACTGATGGAAACGCTGAGGGAAATGGGTCTATGTGCTTGTGCGGAACATATAGAGAAGAGTTACAGCACCGaggattaa